From one Microlunatus sp. Gsoil 973 genomic stretch:
- a CDS encoding dihydrodipicolinate synthase family protein: MVTHNDLHGVHVALATPVGVEGDLDRSAMERLLSRVTEGGVDAICPTGSTGEGPRLTRAQRSDVTRLIREIVGPDRLLVPGASAMTVDDAVAEIGDLADAGADAVLLAPPSYYPIPAHGVVAWFTAVSSAAALPIILYNIPSMTKIMLPPAAVGELAGLPGIVGIKDSSRDFEYLESVLYATAGADLAVLTGSDSMLLASLTLGAVGTIAASANLVPGLGREIYDATASGDLARARRVQQQLYQVVMACRVGPPPSGWKAALAWAGVCAADMVPPAVGLDVGQHETLAARLAELGVPR; the protein is encoded by the coding sequence ATGGTGACCCACAACGACCTGCACGGGGTACACGTCGCACTGGCGACTCCGGTCGGCGTCGAAGGTGATCTTGACAGGTCGGCGATGGAACGGCTGCTGTCGCGGGTCACCGAGGGCGGGGTCGACGCGATCTGCCCGACCGGTTCGACCGGTGAGGGCCCGCGGCTGACCCGGGCACAACGATCCGACGTGACCCGGCTGATCCGCGAGATCGTCGGACCGGACCGACTCCTGGTTCCGGGCGCTTCGGCCATGACCGTCGACGATGCGGTCGCCGAGATCGGCGACCTCGCCGACGCCGGAGCGGACGCTGTGCTGCTGGCACCGCCGTCCTACTATCCGATTCCCGCCCACGGCGTCGTCGCCTGGTTCACAGCGGTGAGTTCGGCTGCCGCGCTGCCGATCATCCTCTACAACATCCCGTCGATGACCAAGATCATGTTGCCGCCGGCAGCGGTCGGCGAGCTGGCCGGCCTGCCCGGCATCGTCGGCATCAAGGACAGCAGCCGGGACTTCGAGTACCTGGAATCCGTGCTCTATGCCACAGCGGGAGCCGACCTCGCCGTGCTGACCGGCAGTGACTCCATGTTGCTCGCATCGTTGACCCTGGGTGCCGTCGGCACGATCGCAGCGAGCGCCAACCTCGTTCCAGGTCTCGGCCGGGAGATCTACGATGCGACCGCGTCGGGTGATCTTGCTCGAGCCCGCCGGGTGCAGCAGCAGCTCTATCAGGTGGTGATGGCCTGCCGGGTCGGTCCCCCACCGTCGGGCTGGAAGGCGGCGCTCGCCTGGGCGGGCGTCTGCGCGGCCGACATGGTTCCGCCGGCCGTCGGCCTCGACGTGGGACAACACGAGACGCTCGCGGCAAGACTGGCCGAACTCGGCGTACCGCGGTGA
- a CDS encoding fumarylacetoacetate hydrolase family protein: MIRLPADENVITGHGSQRDCCSVVHRFRTVDGSSRPDLPIDGYLDGELVLSRSFAADPAGDRLLMRADDDTVLADGVDATRIEFRAVDRFGAPRPYVDGDVRLQVDGPVDLIGDHGCDPGRRMIIPTPNATRETPLERGTVRSNHPSGVLTTETEELITMSRLCDPADLLPTDSADATLVGRVHDPAENGPAVVAVRGDQLVDLSHLAPTTSELLDLPDRVDLVRSSEPRKSWPLSDVLAATVDEASDSGAVRLLSPIDLQVIKAAGVTFAKSMIERVIEERAKGDYTRAEAIRTQINDAIGGTIAGLRPGSPEAERVKSILISEGLWSQYLEVGIGPDPEIFTKAPVLSSVGAGASIGVLARSTWNNPEPEVVLAVTSAGGLVGATLGNDVNLRDFEGRSALLLTEAKDNNASCAIGPFIRLFDERFTVEDVRTLVVDLKVTGADDDYTLSEQSSMSEMSRPLEELVDHAIGDHHQYPDGFVLFTGTLFAPTQDRDTAGMGFTHHHGDVVSIGTDRLGMLINRVSTAEDAPDWTFGIRALIANLAGRRLLG, from the coding sequence ATGATCAGATTACCGGCTGACGAGAATGTGATCACTGGGCATGGGTCTCAACGAGACTGTTGTTCCGTTGTCCACCGGTTCCGTACGGTCGACGGATCGTCCCGACCGGACCTGCCGATCGACGGCTATCTGGACGGCGAGCTCGTGCTTTCCCGTAGCTTCGCCGCAGATCCGGCCGGCGACCGGCTGCTGATGCGCGCCGACGACGACACCGTGCTGGCCGACGGCGTGGACGCGACCCGGATCGAATTCCGCGCCGTGGACCGGTTCGGTGCGCCGCGGCCGTATGTCGACGGCGACGTTCGCCTGCAGGTGGACGGGCCGGTCGACCTGATCGGAGACCACGGTTGCGATCCCGGCCGGAGAATGATCATCCCGACACCCAACGCGACCCGCGAAACGCCGCTGGAGCGCGGGACCGTACGCTCGAACCACCCATCCGGTGTGCTCACGACGGAGACCGAGGAGTTGATCACCATGAGCCGGTTGTGTGATCCGGCCGACCTGCTGCCGACCGACAGCGCCGACGCAACGCTCGTCGGTCGCGTCCACGACCCTGCCGAGAACGGTCCGGCAGTCGTCGCTGTCCGAGGCGACCAGCTCGTCGACCTCAGCCACCTCGCGCCGACGACCAGCGAGCTGCTCGACCTGCCCGATCGAGTTGATCTTGTCCGTTCCTCGGAGCCGCGGAAGAGCTGGCCGTTGTCGGACGTCCTTGCCGCCACCGTCGATGAGGCGTCCGATTCCGGCGCGGTACGGCTGTTGAGCCCGATCGACCTGCAGGTGATCAAGGCGGCAGGCGTCACCTTCGCCAAGAGCATGATCGAACGAGTGATCGAGGAACGGGCCAAGGGCGACTACACCCGCGCCGAAGCGATCCGGACGCAGATCAACGACGCGATCGGCGGCACCATCGCGGGCCTTCGACCGGGATCCCCGGAGGCCGAACGGGTGAAGTCGATCTTGATCTCCGAGGGGCTGTGGTCACAGTATCTCGAGGTCGGCATCGGCCCGGATCCGGAGATCTTCACCAAGGCTCCGGTGTTGAGCTCGGTTGGTGCGGGCGCCTCGATCGGGGTGCTGGCCAGGTCGACCTGGAACAATCCCGAACCCGAGGTCGTGCTGGCCGTGACCAGTGCCGGTGGCCTGGTCGGCGCCACGCTGGGCAATGATGTCAACCTGCGTGATTTCGAGGGGCGCAGCGCACTGCTGCTGACTGAGGCCAAGGACAACAACGCCTCCTGCGCCATCGGCCCGTTCATCCGGCTCTTCGATGAGCGGTTCACCGTCGAGGACGTCCGCACCCTGGTCGTCGATCTGAAGGTCACCGGCGCGGACGACGACTACACGCTGTCCGAGCAGAGCTCGATGAGCGAGATGAGCCGACCCCTGGAGGAACTCGTCGATCATGCGATCGGTGATCATCACCAGTACCCCGACGGCTTCGTACTCTTCACCGGGACGCTGTTCGCACCGACCCAGGACCGGGATACCGCGGGCATGGGATTCACCCACCATCACGGTGATGTCGTCTCGATCGGCACCGATCGACTCGGAATGCTGATCAATCGCGTGTCCACCGCCGAGGACGCACCGGACTGGACCTTCGGAATCCGGGCGCTCATCGCCAATCTCGCCGGCCGCCGCCTTCTCGGCTGA